Proteins from one Chroococcidiopsis sp. CCMEE 29 genomic window:
- a CDS encoding glycoside hydrolase family 15 protein, protein MGYQPIENYGIIGNMYTTALVGLNGSIDWFCFPRHDSPSVFAALLDYNKGGHFQITPDIDGATHKQFYWPETNILVTRFLAACGVGEIIDFMPVGKSVQEHGYHWLIRQVRGIRCSMSFRLECYPAFNYARDAHQTILTSSGACFLSPKLSLGLVTDIPLKQDDRGVFAEFTLQTDQTAVFVLRELKSDSDCGLPLQRVEAIELFEGTAHYWRQWLSKCIYKGRWRETVERSALVLKLLTYEPTGAIIAAPTCGLPEEIGGDRNWDYRYTWIRDAAFTLYGLLRIGFTAEAAQFMGWIEARCHELDPAGTLQTVYGINGCHDLSEEILEHLEGYQGSAPVRIGNGAYKQLQLDIYGELMDSVYLFNKYGTQISYDLWTHLRRLLDWVCDNWQRPDEGIWETRDGRKNFVYSKLMCWVAMDRGLRLADKRSFPGERERWLKVRDRIYEQVMSKGWSDERQAFIQHYESHSLDASSLIMPLVFFMAPNDPRMLKTLAAIQRSPQQGGLVSNSLVYRYNLENSSDGLSGGEGTFNLCTFWLVEALTRAGRVDPVKLDQARLMFEEMLSYANHLGLYAEETGASGEALGNFPQALTHLALISAAWNLNQAIGEAD, encoded by the coding sequence ATGGGATACCAACCAATCGAGAACTATGGCATTATCGGCAATATGTACACGACCGCCTTGGTGGGGCTAAACGGCTCGATTGATTGGTTTTGCTTTCCCCGGCACGACTCACCCAGCGTTTTCGCGGCACTCCTTGACTACAACAAAGGTGGGCATTTCCAGATTACTCCCGACATAGATGGAGCTACGCATAAACAGTTCTACTGGCCCGAAACTAATATTTTAGTCACTCGCTTCCTTGCCGCTTGTGGCGTGGGAGAAATCATCGACTTCATGCCTGTTGGTAAATCGGTTCAAGAACACGGCTACCACTGGTTAATTCGACAAGTTCGAGGGATTCGCTGTAGCATGAGCTTTCGCCTAGAGTGCTATCCTGCCTTCAATTATGCTCGCGATGCCCATCAAACCATCCTTACCTCCAGTGGTGCTTGTTTCCTGTCACCAAAACTTAGTCTAGGATTAGTGACTGACATTCCCCTCAAACAGGACGACCGTGGCGTTTTTGCTGAATTTACGCTTCAGACCGACCAGACTGCGGTGTTCGTGTTGCGAGAACTGAAATCTGACTCCGACTGCGGTTTGCCGCTTCAACGTGTAGAGGCGATTGAGTTGTTTGAAGGTACCGCCCACTACTGGCGGCAGTGGCTCTCGAAGTGTATCTACAAAGGGCGATGGCGCGAAACTGTAGAGCGCTCAGCTTTAGTATTGAAACTGCTCACTTACGAACCAACAGGGGCGATTATCGCTGCACCCACCTGTGGTCTCCCCGAAGAAATTGGTGGCGATCGCAACTGGGACTACCGGTACACCTGGATTCGTGATGCTGCCTTTACACTGTATGGACTGCTACGCATTGGTTTTACTGCCGAGGCAGCCCAGTTTATGGGCTGGATAGAAGCTCGTTGTCATGAGTTAGATCCAGCCGGAACCTTGCAAACTGTATATGGCATTAACGGATGCCACGACCTAAGTGAAGAAATTCTGGAGCATTTAGAGGGATATCAAGGCTCTGCTCCAGTTCGGATTGGTAATGGAGCGTATAAACAGTTGCAGCTCGATATTTATGGCGAGTTGATGGATTCAGTCTACCTCTTCAACAAGTATGGCACACAGATCTCTTACGATCTGTGGACTCATCTGCGGCGGCTGCTTGATTGGGTGTGTGACAACTGGCAGCGCCCGGACGAAGGGATTTGGGAAACTAGAGATGGACGCAAAAACTTTGTTTACTCGAAGCTCATGTGTTGGGTAGCAATGGATCGGGGTTTGCGTCTGGCCGACAAACGTTCCTTCCCAGGTGAGCGGGAGCGATGGCTCAAAGTTCGGGATCGAATCTACGAACAGGTCATGAGCAAAGGATGGAGTGATGAGCGCCAAGCCTTTATACAGCACTATGAGAGCCATTCGCTAGATGCTAGCAGCTTAATTATGCCGTTAGTATTTTTCATGGCTCCCAATGACCCGCGAATGCTGAAAACGCTTGCTGCAATTCAGCGATCGCCACAGCAGGGCGGACTGGTCTCGAACAGTCTAGTATATCGCTACAATCTGGAGAATTCTAGTGATGGTCTCTCAGGGGGAGAGGGCACTTTTAACCTTTGCACGTTCTGGCTGGTTGAGGCGTTGACGCGGGCGGGACGAGTAGACCCCGTCAAACTCGATCAAGCTCGATTGATGTTCGAAGAGATGTTGAGCTACGCCAACCACTTGGGGCTCTATGCCGAGGAGACAGGTGCAAGTGGCGAAGCCTTGGGCAATTTTCCTCAGGCTTTAACGCATTTGGCGCTGATTAGTGCGG
- a CDS encoding pentapeptide repeat-containing protein has protein sequence MDANEVLSRYAAGEKDFRQLDLREISLIKANLSAVALSGTSLRNSSLSGSYLSNVNLNWASLKRANLNKTKGNRAIGIGQSMMSRHTYLCCSDTLLRHFRFGELYWRCSHCYQDMPVAEIHGWSTS, from the coding sequence ATGGATGCCAATGAAGTTTTAAGTAGATATGCAGCCGGAGAAAAAGATTTTAGGCAGTTAGACTTGAGAGAAATAAGCTTAATTAAAGCGAATTTGAGCGCAGTAGCTTTGAGTGGAACAAGCTTACGCAACTCAAGCTTGAGCGGTTCATATCTAAGCAATGTCAATCTTAATTGGGCTAGCTTGAAAAGGGCAAACCTAAACAAGACTAAAGGGAATAGAGCCATAGGCATTGGACAATCTATGATGAGTAGGCATACTTACCTTTGCTGCTCAGATACTTTGCTCCGTCATTTCCGCTTTGGAGAGCTTTATTGGCGTTGTAGCCACTGTTACCAAGATATGCCAGTAGCAGAAATTCATGGTTGGAGTACATCCTAG
- a CDS encoding DUF4090 family protein, translating to MPSEMNPGTQTTTGADAVDQAIATGIDFDGSAIPPAKLELYRQVMALEAGRQRSGVSNTMRSRIVRIGAKHIPQEELNQMLINANFAPLKDKEIAFYYGGK from the coding sequence ATGCCTTCTGAAATGAACCCAGGGACTCAAACTACCACAGGTGCTGATGCTGTCGATCAAGCGATCGCTACTGGAATTGATTTTGATGGCTCTGCGATTCCGCCTGCCAAGCTAGAACTTTATCGCCAGGTAATGGCACTTGAAGCGGGTAGGCAGCGTAGCGGTGTATCTAATACAATGCGATCGCGTATTGTCCGGATTGGGGCAAAGCACATTCCCCAGGAAGAACTGAATCAGATGCTAATTAATGCAAACTTTGCGCCGCTTAAAGATAAGGAAATCGCTTTTTATTACGGCGGTAAATGA